From uncultured Desulfobacter sp.:
TTTGTCTCTTTGTGGACGAGATGTTTATTACAAAATTTGCAATATTTTTTAAGTTCAACCTTGTCCGGAGTCTTGCGTTTATTCTTGGTCGTTGTATAATTTCTCCTCTTGCATTCAGTACAGGCAAGAGCAATAAGCACTCTGTCCACTTTCAACCCCTTGACGTTTATTTTTGATATACTTACATCGTCTGGATAATTACACCAGAAAATGCTACCTTGTTCAACGCAGGCACAAATCTTTTAGCACAATTTGGAGCCCATGACCAGAATCGAACTGGTGAACCTCTTCCTTACCAAGGAAGCGCTCTACCGACTGAGCTACATGGGCTCAAGCACCATACATTCTAAACCAGCATATAGAAGACTGCGAATGGAGCGGGAGACGAGATTCGAACTCGCGACATTCAGCTTGGAAGGCTGAAGCTCTACCAACTGAGCTACTCCCGCTTATGATAAGACTAAATTCAAGTCAATCAACCAAACCGACTATGTAGTCCCAACAATCTACCTTGCAGATCTCCTACATTTGTTTTGGTGGTGGGGGGAGGATTTGAACCTCCGAAGGCTGAGCCGTCAGATTTACAGTCTGATCCCTTTGACCACTCGGGAACCCCACCTAAGCTATTTTGGAGCCGATACCCCGAATCGAACGGAGGACATTCTCATTACAAGTGAGATGCTCTACCAACTGAGCTATATCGGCTTACTTTTTGCTACACATCTTCCGAAGCAAAAAGACCGGGCAAACATATCAGAACATTTTTCACATAGCAACCCCTTTTTTTAAAAAAAATGAATATTTTTCAATAGGGCCATAAAATTCTTAAACATTCGCTCCATTATAATCGCACACTCAATTTCATATAACGGTATTAAAATACAATATAAAACAATGGTTGCACTGTATTTTTTCATTGACATTCCACGCTATCTTCATTACACCAATAGGTATCCTAATAAAAGCCATAGCCTGACTGAGCCTATCAACACCCAGGCTCGACTCACAACAGCGCATGGACTGAATTTAACAATTTTTAATTAATTTTTAATTTTTTAAACCTACATTAAACAGTTATCGGTAAGGAGACCAAGTGAATACTTACAAACTGGCCGCATTTATTGTTGCTTTATTCCTGATTACCGGTTGCCAGCAGTCCCACTTGTCAGCCAACAACCCTCCTATAAGAGATCAGACCTTTAAAACAACTGATACCCAGGACCAATGTATCCTTCAACACGAAACAAAAGAACAGCTTGAAATAAAAGACGAGAACCAAGCCCCGGAATCTAATCAAGGCAAAATAGACCAATCTCTTAAATTTTGCAGTGTAGCACAAACTTATTGGGAAGAAGGCGATCTTGAAGACGCATTGTCAAGCCTTGATGCGGCCTATGCTTTGATGCTTGAAATCGACACCGCTGACAATTCCGAGCTCAGTCAGCAAAAAGAGGATATTCGCTATCTTATCTCCAAACGTGTTCTTGAAATTTATGCGTCCCGGCAAATTATTGTAACCGGCCATCATGACGCTATCCCCATCACCTTAAACGATCATGTAAATGCTGAGATAAAACGCTTAACCGGACCCGAACGTAACTTTTTCATTCGTTCGCTTAACCGTTCCTGCCGTTATCGGCCATTTATTGTTCAGGAGCTTAAAAAATCCGGACTGCCTGAAGAGATATCTTGGCTTCCCTTGATTGAGAGCGGTTTTAAGAGCAGGGCTTTATCCCCTGCAAGGGCACTTGGCCTTTGGCAGTTCATACCGTCAACCGGCAATAAATTCGGATTAAACCGCAATCATTATAT
This genomic window contains:
- the rpmG gene encoding 50S ribosomal protein L33 gives rise to the protein MDRVLIALACTECKRRNYTTTKNKRKTPDKVELKKYCKFCNKHLVHKETKIK